One window of Nostoc sp. C052 genomic DNA carries:
- a CDS encoding NAD+ synthase, with amino-acid sequence MKIAIAQINPTIGDLLLNAQKILEAAQRAASSGARLLLTPELSLCGYPPRDLLLNPSFVEAMGITLQNLAQDLPPNLAVLVGTVEPNIKAHISGGKSLFNSIALLENGQIKQVFHKRLLPTYDVFDERRYFEEGLQANYFTLDDLHIGVTICEDLWNDEEFWGKRSYAANPIADLAILGVDLIVNLSASPYTAGKQQFRETMLKHSAVRFQQPFIYANQVGGNDDLIFDGRSFALNRQGEIMCRARGFDTDLLVVEFDEAQRDLQLGSVEPIYESEDEEIWQALVLGVRDYARKCRFSKVVLGLSGGIDSAIVAAIATAALGKENVLGVLMPSPYSSEHSISDAVALADNLGIKTNLLPIGELMQGFDQTLGELFAGTEFGLAEENIQSRIRGNLLMAIANKFGYLLLSTGNKSEMAVGYCTLYGDMNGGLAVIADVPKTRVYSLCHWLNRNNEIIPQNVLTKPPSAELKPGQVDQDSLPPYEVLDDILQRLVHNHQSAAQIVAAGHDAVIVDRVIQMVARAEFKRRQAPPGLKITDRAFGTGWRMPIASNWVGVKKAYQAKTTATPTLVYRDGQDAHPQINLG; translated from the coding sequence ATGAAGATTGCGATCGCTCAAATTAATCCTACTATCGGTGATTTGCTTTTAAATGCCCAAAAAATCCTGGAGGCGGCACAACGAGCAGCATCTAGCGGTGCGCGTTTGTTGTTGACACCAGAACTTTCTTTGTGTGGCTATCCACCAAGAGATTTATTACTAAATCCTAGTTTTGTGGAAGCGATGGGCATTACTTTACAAAACTTGGCTCAAGATTTACCACCAAATTTAGCTGTGTTGGTAGGAACTGTTGAACCGAATATCAAAGCACATATTAGTGGCGGCAAAAGTTTATTTAACAGCATAGCTTTGTTAGAGAATGGCCAGATTAAGCAAGTTTTTCACAAGCGACTTTTACCTACTTACGATGTATTTGATGAACGCCGCTATTTTGAAGAAGGCTTGCAAGCTAATTATTTCACTCTTGATGATCTCCATATTGGCGTAACCATTTGTGAAGATTTATGGAACGATGAGGAGTTTTGGGGCAAACGGAGTTATGCAGCAAATCCAATTGCTGACTTAGCAATTTTGGGTGTAGATTTGATTGTAAATTTGTCTGCTTCACCCTACACGGCCGGCAAGCAGCAGTTTCGTGAAACTATGCTCAAGCATAGTGCAGTACGTTTTCAACAACCATTTATTTATGCTAATCAGGTCGGAGGAAATGATGATCTAATTTTTGATGGGCGTAGTTTTGCCTTAAATCGTCAAGGTGAAATTATGTGTCGCGCCCGTGGTTTTGATACTGATTTATTAGTAGTGGAATTTGACGAGGCGCAACGTGATTTGCAGTTGGGTTCTGTAGAACCAATATATGAATCGGAAGATGAAGAAATTTGGCAAGCTTTAGTTTTGGGAGTGCGAGATTACGCTCGTAAGTGTCGCTTTTCTAAAGTAGTGTTGGGTTTAAGTGGCGGGATTGACTCTGCAATAGTAGCTGCGATCGCCACGGCTGCACTTGGTAAAGAAAATGTCCTCGGTGTTCTCATGCCTTCCCCTTATAGTTCCGAGCATTCCATCAGTGATGCTGTGGCATTAGCCGATAATTTGGGGATTAAGACTAATCTTTTACCAATTGGCGAGTTAATGCAAGGCTTCGATCAAACATTAGGTGAATTGTTTGCGGGTACTGAGTTTGGACTGGCTGAAGAGAATATCCAATCACGGATTCGCGGTAATTTATTAATGGCGATCGCTAATAAATTTGGCTATCTGCTTTTATCTACCGGTAACAAGTCAGAAATGGCAGTTGGTTACTGTACTCTCTACGGCGATATGAATGGCGGGTTAGCAGTGATTGCAGATGTTCCGAAAACCCGCGTGTATTCACTTTGCCATTGGTTAAATCGTAATAATGAAATTATCCCGCAAAACGTCTTGACTAAACCACCCAGCGCTGAACTCAAACCAGGTCAAGTGGATCAAGACTCTCTACCACCTTACGAAGTTTTGGACGATATTTTGCAACGTCTGGTTCACAACCACCAATCAGCAGCGCAAATTGTCGCAGCCGGTCACGATGCAGTGATTGTAGATCGAGTAATCCAAATGGTAGCGCGGGCTGAATTTAAACGGCGACAAGCACCCCCCGGCTTAAAAATCACCGATCGCGCCTTTGGAACTGGTTGGCGAATGCCAATCGCTAGTAACTGGGTTGGCGTTAAAAAGGCTTACCAGGCTAAAACTACAGCTACACCTACCTTAGTCTATCGGGATGGACAAGATGCCCATCCGCAAATCAATCTTGGTTAA